From one Bordetella genomosp. 9 genomic stretch:
- the mfd gene encoding transcription-repair coupling factor — MPADFPSTPAAPLVPSTDSTLAALKPGTRYTQPRPPGSGDAWLLADLARQAGRPLLVLTADPLEAQRLTDEILLFAPGLRVRQLPDWETLPYDAFSPHHDLISERLKTLDALMRQSVDVLTVPVTTALYRLAPPAFMAAYTFSFKQRDKLDEAALRAQLTLANYTHVTQVTAPGEFCLRGGLIDLFPMGSAVPYRLDLFDNEIESIRAFDVDTQRSLYPVNQVQLLPGREFPMDEEARNRFRARFRELFEGDPSRALPYRDMGNGIAFAGIEYYLPLFFDQTATLFDYLAPSTITVTIGDIDDAIRRFAQDTGSRYEFLKSDRERPVLPPSALFLDADSLFGQLKDFERLSLTAERGHPDIGPAPDVAVTRRSDDPVARLRAVVDGGKWRLLLCADSAGRRETLAQMLAEFDLAPDFEAASIEDFRVSTARLALLAAPLTSGFSLPGEGIAFITENDLYPGQAAVSRRGRREQERASNVEAMVRDLSELREGDPVVHAQHGIGRYHGLVNMDMGEGEMEFLHLEYANGSTLYVPVSQLHVIARYSGADPEAAPLHQLGSGQWDKARRKAARQVRDTAAELLDLYAKRAAREGYAFKLQLNDYEAFAEGFGFEETADQAAAIQAVIMDMTSGKPMDRLVCGDVGFGKTEVALRAAFLAVANGKQVALLCPTTLLAEQHAQTFADRFADWPVRVVELSRFRSAKEVAAAIQGINSGSVDIVIGTHKILSKDVRFKQLGLVIIDEEHRFGVRQKEALKSLRAEVDVLTLTATPIPRTLGMSLEGIRDFSVIATAPQKRLAIKTFVRREDGSTIREALLRELKRGGQAYFLHNEVETIHNRRARLEELVPEARIAVAHGQMGERELEQVMKGFYQQRFNVLLCTTIIETGIDVPTANTIVIHRADRFGLAQLHQLRGRVGRSHHQAYAYLLTPGEDAITSNAKKRLEAIQAMEELGSGFYLAMHDLEIRGTGEVLGESQSGNIQEVGFSMYTDMLNEAVRALKAGEEPDLEAPFGKSCEVNLHAPALLPADYCADVHARLAVYKRLSHAEDEDDLIRIQEELIDRFGKLPESAQTLLASHRLRLAAQALGINKIDASETQALIQFGPNPPIDSMRIIELVQKQRHIKLAGQDKLRVDIKGQQIPARVDAVRTVLRALA, encoded by the coding sequence ATGCCTGCAGATTTCCCCTCTACTCCCGCGGCGCCGCTGGTCCCGTCGACCGATTCCACCCTGGCGGCCCTGAAACCCGGCACCCGATATACGCAGCCCCGCCCTCCCGGCTCGGGCGATGCGTGGTTATTGGCCGACCTGGCGCGCCAGGCGGGCCGGCCGCTGCTCGTGCTGACGGCCGACCCGCTGGAGGCGCAACGGCTCACCGACGAAATCCTGCTTTTCGCACCCGGGCTGCGGGTGCGCCAATTGCCGGATTGGGAGACGCTGCCCTACGACGCGTTCTCGCCGCACCACGACCTGATATCCGAACGGCTCAAGACCCTGGACGCGCTGATGCGGCAGTCCGTGGACGTGCTGACGGTACCGGTGACCACCGCCCTGTATCGCCTGGCGCCGCCGGCCTTCATGGCCGCCTACACGTTCTCGTTCAAGCAGCGCGACAAGCTGGACGAAGCCGCCCTGCGCGCGCAATTGACGCTGGCCAACTACACGCACGTCACGCAGGTCACGGCGCCCGGTGAATTCTGCCTGCGCGGTGGCCTGATCGACCTGTTCCCCATGGGTTCGGCCGTGCCCTACCGGCTGGACCTGTTCGACAACGAGATCGAATCGATACGCGCCTTCGACGTCGACACCCAGCGCAGCCTGTACCCGGTCAATCAGGTGCAGTTGCTGCCCGGGCGCGAATTCCCGATGGACGAAGAAGCGCGGAACCGCTTCCGCGCGCGGTTCCGCGAGCTCTTCGAAGGTGATCCGTCGCGTGCCCTGCCGTACCGCGACATGGGCAACGGCATTGCCTTCGCGGGCATCGAATACTACCTGCCGCTGTTCTTCGACCAGACCGCCACGCTGTTCGACTACCTGGCGCCTTCCACCATCACGGTGACGATCGGCGACATCGACGATGCCATCCGCCGCTTTGCCCAGGACACCGGCAGCCGCTACGAATTCCTGAAGAGCGACCGCGAACGTCCGGTGCTGCCGCCGTCGGCGCTGTTCCTGGACGCGGACTCGCTGTTCGGCCAGCTGAAGGATTTCGAGCGCCTGTCGCTGACCGCCGAACGCGGCCATCCGGACATCGGCCCGGCGCCGGACGTGGCCGTCACGCGGCGCTCCGACGATCCGGTGGCGCGGCTGCGCGCGGTGGTCGACGGCGGCAAGTGGCGCCTGCTGCTGTGCGCGGATTCCGCCGGCCGGCGCGAAACGTTGGCGCAGATGCTGGCCGAATTCGATCTGGCGCCCGATTTCGAAGCCGCGTCCATCGAAGACTTCCGCGTTTCCACGGCGCGCCTGGCATTGCTGGCGGCGCCGCTGACCTCGGGCTTCAGCCTGCCGGGCGAAGGCATCGCCTTCATCACCGAAAACGACTTGTACCCGGGCCAGGCGGCGGTCAGCCGGCGCGGCCGGCGCGAGCAGGAACGCGCCAGCAACGTCGAAGCCATGGTGCGCGACCTGTCCGAATTGCGCGAAGGCGATCCGGTCGTCCACGCGCAGCATGGCATCGGGCGCTATCACGGCCTGGTCAACATGGACATGGGCGAAGGCGAGATGGAGTTCCTTCATCTCGAATACGCCAACGGCAGCACGCTGTACGTGCCGGTGTCGCAGCTGCACGTCATCGCGCGCTACAGCGGCGCCGATCCGGAAGCCGCGCCGCTGCACCAGCTGGGCTCCGGCCAGTGGGACAAGGCACGGCGCAAGGCCGCCAGGCAGGTACGCGACACCGCCGCCGAACTGCTGGACCTGTACGCCAAGCGCGCCGCGCGCGAAGGCTATGCCTTCAAGCTGCAGCTCAACGACTACGAGGCTTTCGCCGAAGGCTTCGGCTTCGAGGAAACCGCCGACCAGGCCGCGGCCATCCAGGCCGTCATCATGGACATGACCTCGGGCAAGCCCATGGATCGCCTGGTCTGCGGCGACGTCGGTTTCGGCAAGACCGAGGTCGCGCTGCGCGCGGCCTTCCTGGCGGTGGCCAACGGCAAGCAGGTCGCCCTGCTCTGCCCCACCACCCTGCTGGCCGAGCAGCACGCGCAGACCTTCGCCGACCGCTTCGCCGACTGGCCGGTGCGCGTGGTGGAACTGTCCCGCTTCCGTTCCGCCAAGGAAGTCGCGGCGGCGATCCAGGGCATCAACAGCGGCAGCGTCGACATCGTCATCGGCACGCACAAGATCCTGTCCAAGGACGTGCGCTTCAAGCAGCTGGGCCTGGTCATCATCGACGAAGAACACCGCTTCGGCGTCCGCCAGAAGGAAGCGCTGAAATCGCTGCGGGCCGAAGTCGACGTACTCACGCTGACCGCCACGCCCATCCCGCGCACCCTGGGCATGTCGCTGGAAGGCATACGCGATTTCTCCGTCATCGCCACCGCGCCGCAGAAACGCCTGGCGATCAAGACCTTCGTGCGCCGCGAAGACGGCAGCACCATACGCGAGGCCCTGCTGCGCGAACTGAAGCGCGGCGGACAGGCCTATTTCCTGCACAACGAAGTCGAGACCATCCACAACCGCCGCGCGCGCCTGGAAGAACTGGTGCCCGAAGCGCGCATCGCGGTCGCGCACGGCCAGATGGGCGAACGCGAGCTGGAACAGGTGATGAAGGGCTTCTACCAGCAGCGCTTCAATGTCCTGCTGTGCACCACCATCATCGAGACCGGCATCGACGTGCCGACGGCCAACACCATCGTCATCCATCGCGCCGACCGCTTCGGCCTGGCGCAGCTGCACCAGTTGCGCGGACGCGTGGGCCGCTCGCACCACCAGGCCTATGCCTACCTGCTGACGCCGGGCGAAGACGCCATCACCTCCAACGCCAAGAAGCGGCTGGAGGCCATCCAGGCCATGGAAGAACTGGGCTCCGGCTTCTACCTGGCCATGCATGACCTGGAAATCCGCGGCACCGGCGAAGTCCTGGGCGAATCGCAGTCGGGCAATATCCAGGAAGTCGGCTTTTCCATGTACACCGACATGCTGAACGAAGCGGTGCGCGCGTTGAAGGCGGGCGAAGAACCCGACCTGGAAGCGCCGTTCGGCAAGTCCTGTGAAGTCAACCTGCATGCGCCGGCCCTGCTGCCGGCCGATTACTGCGCCGACGTGCATGCGCGCCTGGCCGTGTACAAGCGCCTGTCCCATGCGGAAGACGAAGACGACCTGATCCGCATCCAGGAAGAATTGATCGACCGTTTCGGCAAGCTGCCCGAATCGGCGCAGACCCTGCTGGCCTCGCACCGCCTGCGGCTGGCGGCGCAGGCGCTGGGCATCAACAAGATCGACGCCAGCGAAACCCAGGCGCTGATACAGTTCGGGCCGAACCCGCCCATCGATTCCATGCGCATCATCGAACTGGTGCAGAAGCAGCGGCACATCAAGCTGGCCGGACAGGACAAGCTGCGCGTCGACATCAAGGGCCAGCAGATACCCGCTCGCGTGGACGCGGTGCGCACGGTGCTGCGCGCGCTGGCATGA
- the serB gene encoding phosphoserine phosphatase SerB has product MNTHYLVIQSPALASDHCEQVAALSQAQGLLRLSATAARLLDVQHDDATRAEVRAWCENAGVDHAFMPKGSALSQCKVLAMDMDSTLINIECIDEIAGVAGVKDKVAAITEAAMRGEITDFSESLRRRVALLAGQPAQALEQVYRDKLRLNPGAESLIASARDAGIRILLVSGGFTFFTERLRERLGLDEAHSNTLEIVDGKITGRVLGDIIDAAGKAERLQAFARRHGAAAEQIIAMGDGANDLKMLGLAGFSVAYHAKPVVREHTRFALNVSGLDGVLNWFER; this is encoded by the coding sequence ATGAACACCCACTATCTTGTCATCCAGTCCCCTGCCCTGGCGTCCGACCATTGCGAACAGGTGGCCGCGTTGTCGCAGGCCCAGGGGCTGCTGCGCCTGAGCGCCACGGCCGCGCGGCTGCTGGACGTCCAGCACGACGACGCCACCCGCGCGGAAGTGCGCGCATGGTGCGAGAACGCCGGCGTGGACCACGCCTTCATGCCCAAGGGCAGCGCGTTGTCGCAATGCAAGGTGCTGGCCATGGACATGGATTCGACGCTGATCAACATCGAATGCATCGATGAAATCGCCGGCGTGGCGGGCGTCAAGGACAAGGTCGCGGCGATTACCGAAGCCGCCATGCGCGGCGAGATCACCGACTTCTCCGAAAGCCTGCGCCGCCGCGTCGCCTTGCTGGCGGGGCAGCCGGCGCAAGCGCTGGAACAGGTGTACCGCGACAAGCTGCGCCTGAACCCCGGAGCCGAAAGCCTGATCGCCTCCGCGCGCGACGCCGGCATCCGGATTCTGCTGGTATCGGGCGGATTCACCTTCTTCACCGAACGGCTGCGCGAACGTCTGGGCCTGGACGAAGCGCATTCCAACACGCTGGAAATCGTCGACGGCAAAATCACGGGACGGGTGTTGGGCGACATCATCGATGCGGCCGGCAAGGCGGAACGCCTGCAGGCCTTCGCGCGGCGCCATGGCGCCGCGGCCGAACAGATCATCGCCATGGGCGATGGCGCCAATGACCTGAAAATGCTGGGCCTGGCGGGGTTTTCAGTGGCCTACCACGCCAAGCCGGTGGTACGCGAGCATACGCGCTTCGCCCTGAACGTATCGGGACTCGACGGCGTGCTCAACTGGTTCGAGCGTTGA
- a CDS encoding TonB-dependent receptor, with protein sequence MNTLTQSLAVALASPALFLGQQAVAQNAPVTEMAPVQVEGDSLYDVPVSSSPKFTAPLLDTPKSVQIIPQTVIQDSAATSLQDVLRNSPGITFGAGEGGQPLADRPFIRGSSSGNNIYVDGIRDPGGQTREIFNVESVEVIRGADSAYGGRGSGGGSINLVSKKPKLGSFVQADAGLGTDAYWRGTVDANWQFNDNSAFRLNLLDGKGNVPGRNAVDYDKWGVAPSLSFGLGTPTRATFSYYHFQSDGMPDYGVPLASKIPGKHTSDGILNVGRSKYYGVYDRDYSKNKADIGTIELEHDFNQHVTLRNATRYGQTLNDYVLTNPGDGGAARFDPASGEWWMQRGLKSRWNQTTMLSNVTELYGKFDTGSLKHSYDIGVEFTNEKNKNASYNVTTTSGSFCPTVFPAGAMDCTPVYHPDPHDNWSGDISRGPLSSDTTSNTRAIYAFDTIEFNDRWSLNLGGRFDNYRIDGNFLPRGATSSQSTSGSWNIFSYQTGIVYKPAPNGSIYLSYATASTPPTVSGGDQETLTADTDSLDPEKSRTIELGTKWDVLNEKLTLTAAIYQTDRKDAQIQVDPGVFEQAGKTRVRGLELGFAGAVTPKWNVFGGYSYMDSELVKGAYNGVNEGDPLANTPRNSFSLWNTYKLLPKFTVGGGIYYVGKTYGGNQGGAGGGANSVYMPAYWRFDAMAAYQVSPNLTFQLNVLNLTDKEYFARTNGVHHADYGPGRQVILTTSLRY encoded by the coding sequence ATGAATACGTTGACCCAGTCTCTGGCCGTCGCGCTGGCGAGCCCCGCCCTGTTCCTGGGGCAGCAGGCCGTCGCACAGAACGCTCCCGTCACGGAAATGGCGCCCGTCCAGGTCGAAGGCGATTCCCTGTACGACGTCCCGGTATCGTCCTCGCCGAAGTTCACGGCGCCCCTGCTGGACACGCCGAAGTCGGTGCAGATCATTCCGCAGACGGTGATCCAGGACAGCGCGGCCACGTCGCTTCAAGACGTATTGCGGAATTCTCCGGGCATCACCTTCGGGGCGGGGGAAGGCGGCCAGCCGCTGGCCGACCGGCCGTTCATCCGCGGCAGCTCGTCGGGCAACAATATCTACGTCGACGGCATCCGGGACCCCGGCGGCCAGACCCGCGAAATCTTCAACGTCGAAAGCGTGGAGGTCATCCGTGGCGCGGACTCGGCCTACGGTGGCCGTGGATCGGGCGGCGGCAGCATCAACCTGGTCAGCAAGAAACCCAAGCTGGGCTCCTTCGTGCAGGCGGACGCCGGCCTGGGCACCGATGCCTATTGGCGCGGCACCGTGGACGCCAACTGGCAGTTCAACGACAACTCGGCCTTCCGCCTGAACCTGCTGGACGGCAAGGGCAACGTCCCGGGCCGCAACGCCGTCGATTACGACAAATGGGGCGTGGCGCCGTCGCTGTCCTTCGGCCTGGGAACGCCCACCCGCGCCACGTTCAGCTACTACCATTTCCAGTCCGACGGCATGCCCGACTACGGCGTGCCGCTGGCGTCGAAGATCCCCGGCAAGCACACCAGCGACGGCATCCTGAACGTGGGCCGCAGCAAGTACTACGGCGTGTACGACCGCGACTACTCGAAGAACAAGGCCGATATCGGCACGATCGAGCTGGAACATGATTTCAACCAGCACGTCACCCTGCGCAACGCCACACGGTATGGCCAGACGCTGAACGACTACGTGCTGACCAACCCCGGCGACGGCGGCGCGGCGCGCTTCGACCCGGCCAGCGGCGAGTGGTGGATGCAGCGCGGCCTGAAATCGCGCTGGAACCAGACCACCATGCTGTCGAACGTCACGGAGCTGTACGGCAAGTTCGACACCGGCTCGCTCAAGCACAGCTACGACATCGGCGTCGAGTTCACCAACGAAAAGAACAAGAACGCCAGCTACAACGTGACGACGACGTCCGGCAGCTTCTGCCCCACGGTATTCCCTGCCGGGGCCATGGATTGCACCCCGGTCTACCATCCGGATCCGCACGACAACTGGTCCGGCGATATCTCTCGCGGCCCCTTGAGCAGCGACACCACGTCGAACACCCGCGCCATCTATGCCTTCGACACCATCGAGTTCAACGATCGCTGGTCGCTGAACCTGGGCGGCCGCTTCGACAACTATCGCATCGACGGCAATTTCCTGCCGCGTGGCGCGACCAGCTCGCAGAGCACCAGCGGCAGTTGGAATATCTTCAGCTACCAGACCGGTATCGTCTACAAGCCCGCGCCCAACGGCAGCATCTATCTGTCGTATGCGACGGCGTCCACGCCGCCCACGGTCAGCGGCGGTGACCAGGAGACCCTGACTGCCGATACCGACAGCCTGGATCCGGAAAAGAGCCGTACCATCGAGCTGGGCACCAAGTGGGACGTGCTGAACGAAAAGCTGACCCTGACCGCGGCCATCTACCAGACCGACCGCAAGGACGCGCAGATCCAGGTGGACCCGGGCGTCTTCGAACAGGCGGGCAAGACCCGCGTGCGCGGGCTCGAACTCGGCTTTGCCGGTGCGGTGACGCCCAAGTGGAATGTGTTCGGCGGCTACAGCTACATGGACAGCGAGCTGGTCAAGGGCGCCTACAACGGCGTGAACGAAGGCGATCCGCTGGCCAATACCCCGCGCAACAGCTTCAGCCTGTGGAACACCTACAAGCTGCTGCCGAAGTTCACCGTGGGCGGCGGCATCTACTACGTGGGCAAGACCTACGGCGGCAACCAGGGCGGCGCGGGCGGCGGCGCCAATAGCGTCTACATGCCGGCCTACTGGCGCTTCGACGCGATGGCGGCCTATCAGGTATCGCCCAACCTGACCTTCCAGCTGAACGTGCTGAACCTGACGGACAAGGAATACTTCGCCCGGACCAATGGCGTGCATCATGCCGATTACGGCCCCGGCCGCCAGGTCATCCTGACCACATCGCTGCGCTATTGA
- a CDS encoding YkvA family protein: MRLLKITRLWALRTRQDAMTVWFALRHPATPWYAKALAILTAAYILSPIDLIPDFIPVLGLLDDLVLVPILIWATLRALPAPVRADSRERAQAWATRRLARPGSKAGAVFVVMVWIAIAAAIAWWVYTTWFSPGAPSAAV, translated from the coding sequence ATGCGTTTGCTGAAGATCACGCGCCTGTGGGCGCTACGGACGCGGCAGGACGCGATGACGGTCTGGTTCGCGCTGCGGCATCCCGCGACCCCCTGGTACGCCAAGGCCCTCGCGATCCTGACGGCCGCCTATATCCTGAGCCCCATCGACCTGATACCGGACTTCATACCGGTGCTCGGCTTGCTGGATGACCTGGTGCTCGTGCCGATATTGATCTGGGCGACCCTGCGCGCCCTGCCCGCGCCGGTGCGCGCGGACAGCCGCGAGCGCGCGCAGGCCTGGGCCACGCGCAGGCTGGCGCGCCCCGGCAGCAAGGCCGGTGCGGTGTTCGTGGTGATGGTGTGGATCGCGATCGCGGCTGCGATCGCATGGTGGGTCTACACGACCTGGTTCAGCCCTGGCGCGCCGAGCGCCGCCGTTTGA
- a CDS encoding DUF2818 family protein → MNQTLAVWLLIALALVCANLPFLNERVFALFVWRQNGVPVPKPLWLRLFELLVFYLIVGVLGFAFESALGNRFSQGWEFYAIGLCLFLVLAYPGFVIRYLLKRRRSARQG, encoded by the coding sequence ATGAATCAAACCCTTGCCGTCTGGCTGTTGATCGCGCTGGCGCTGGTGTGCGCCAACCTGCCGTTCCTGAACGAGCGGGTGTTCGCGTTGTTCGTCTGGCGCCAGAACGGTGTGCCCGTGCCCAAGCCCTTGTGGCTGCGCCTGTTCGAACTCCTGGTGTTCTACCTGATCGTCGGCGTCTTGGGATTCGCTTTCGAATCGGCCCTGGGCAATCGCTTCTCCCAAGGCTGGGAGTTCTACGCCATCGGCCTGTGCCTGTTCCTGGTGCTGGCGTATCCCGGCTTCGTCATCCGCTACCTGCTCAAACGGCGGCGCTCGGCGCGCCAGGGCTGA
- the nuoN gene encoding NADH-quinone oxidoreductase subunit NuoN, protein MMHSSLDFALATPEILLLVLGSVILLVDAVSNHPTRKISYVLTLGTLVLLTIISLMQWHDGVKGRAFGGLFVTDDLAHLLKVTSYVAVFVTLVYGRIYSQSRDMLRGGEMYVLSLFGLLGQMVMISAGNLITVYLGLELMSLSLYALIALRRDDATATEAAMKYFVLGALASGFLLYGMSMVYGATGQLDLAQIAAVIGGGKAQYLPLVLGVVFIVAGLAFKLGAAPFHMWVPDVYHGAPTAVTLLLGAAPKLAAFAITLRVLIEAMHSLAADWQPMLLILAVLSLAVGNLTAIAQTNFKRMLAYSTISHMGFVLLGLAAGGQSPAVGYGAALFYIVTYVLTTLGSFGMVLLLSRDGFECDNIDDLKGLNRRSPWHAFIVLVLMVSLTGLPPTVGFYAKLAVLQPLIQMGHVSIAVIAVMFSLIGAFYYLRVVKVVYFDDPVGDVHPVSASCVQRGLMSLNGVLVLLLGILPGGLMAACVRAVQTSLGL, encoded by the coding sequence ATGATGCACTCCTCACTCGATTTCGCGCTGGCGACGCCGGAGATCCTGCTGCTCGTTCTGGGCTCGGTGATCCTGCTGGTCGATGCGGTCAGCAATCACCCCACGCGCAAGATCAGCTACGTGCTGACCCTGGGCACGCTGGTGCTGCTGACGATCATTTCCCTGATGCAGTGGCACGACGGCGTGAAGGGCAGGGCCTTCGGTGGCCTGTTCGTCACCGACGACCTGGCGCATCTGCTGAAGGTCACGTCCTATGTGGCGGTGTTCGTCACGCTGGTCTACGGCCGCATCTATTCGCAGTCGCGCGACATGCTGCGCGGCGGCGAAATGTACGTGCTGTCGCTGTTCGGCCTGCTGGGCCAGATGGTGATGATCTCCGCGGGCAACCTGATCACGGTCTACCTGGGCCTGGAGCTGATGTCGCTGTCGCTGTACGCGCTGATCGCGCTGCGCCGCGACGACGCGACGGCCACCGAAGCCGCCATGAAGTACTTCGTGCTGGGCGCGCTGGCCTCCGGTTTCCTGCTGTACGGCATGTCCATGGTCTACGGCGCCACGGGCCAGCTGGACCTGGCGCAGATCGCCGCGGTCATCGGCGGCGGCAAGGCGCAGTACCTGCCGCTGGTGCTGGGCGTGGTCTTCATCGTGGCCGGCCTGGCGTTCAAGCTGGGCGCGGCGCCGTTCCACATGTGGGTGCCGGACGTCTACCACGGCGCGCCGACGGCGGTCACGCTGCTGCTGGGCGCCGCGCCCAAGCTGGCGGCCTTCGCGATCACGCTGCGCGTGCTGATCGAAGCCATGCACTCGCTGGCCGCCGATTGGCAGCCCATGCTGCTGATCCTGGCGGTGCTGTCGCTGGCGGTGGGCAACCTGACCGCCATCGCGCAGACCAACTTCAAGCGGATGCTGGCCTATTCGACCATTTCGCACATGGGCTTCGTGCTGCTGGGCCTGGCGGCCGGCGGCCAATCGCCGGCGGTGGGCTACGGCGCGGCGCTGTTCTACATCGTCACCTACGTGCTGACGACGCTGGGCAGCTTCGGCATGGTGCTGCTGCTGTCGCGCGATGGTTTCGAGTGCGACAACATCGACGACCTGAAAGGCCTGAACCGCCGCAGCCCCTGGCATGCCTTCATCGTGCTGGTCCTGATGGTGTCGCTGACGGGCCTGCCGCCCACGGTGGGTTTCTACGCCAAGCTGGCCGTGCTGCAGCCGCTGATCCAGATGGGCCATGTCAGTATCGCCGTGATCGCGGTGATGTTCTCGCTGATCGGCGCTTTCTACTACCTGCGCGTCGTCAAGGTCGTGTACTTCGACGATCCCGTTGGCGACGTTCACCCGGTGTCGGCTTCCTGCGTGCAACGCGGGCTGATGTCGCTGAACGGCGTGCTGGTGCTGCTGCTGGGTATCCTGCCCGGAGGCCTGATGGCGGCCTGCGTGCGCGCCGTGCAGACGTCCCTGGGCCTGTAA
- a CDS encoding NADH-quinone oxidoreductase subunit M, with the protein MASHTFPWLTLAVFVPIVFGLLVLALGGDNKRGLTLWLSLIGAVAGLLVTIPLYTGFDASTASMQFVENVPWISTFNVNYHLGVDGISLWFVLLTAFITVIVVLAGWEVITSRVAQYMAAFLILSGLMIGVFVALDGLLFYVFFEATLIPMYIIVGVWGGPNRVYAAFKFFLYTLLGSLLTLVAFIYLWNASGGSFDIMQWHQLKLGMTPQVLVFVALLAAFAVKVPMWPVHTWLPDAHVEAPTGGSIVLAAIMLKLGAYGFLRFSLPIAPDASHSLAGLMIALSLIAVIYIGLVAIVQEDMKKLVAYSSVAHMGFVTLGFFIFNTAGVEGAIVQMISHGFVSGAMFMCIGVLYDRVHSRRIADYGGVVNTMPRFVTFFVLFSMANSGLPATSGFVGEFMVIMGAVQHNFWIGLLAATALILGASYSLWMVKRVAFGEIANDHVRALTDINRREFLILGLMAITVLYMGIYPKPFTDVMHASVQALMQHVAISKL; encoded by the coding sequence ATGGCATCCCATACTTTTCCCTGGCTTACCCTCGCGGTCTTCGTCCCCATCGTCTTCGGCCTGCTGGTGCTGGCCCTGGGCGGGGACAACAAGCGCGGACTCACGCTGTGGCTGTCCCTGATCGGCGCCGTGGCGGGGTTGCTGGTGACGATTCCCCTGTACACCGGCTTCGACGCGTCGACGGCGAGCATGCAGTTCGTCGAAAACGTGCCCTGGATCAGCACCTTCAACGTCAACTACCACCTGGGCGTGGACGGCATATCGCTGTGGTTCGTTCTGCTGACCGCCTTCATCACGGTCATCGTGGTGCTGGCGGGCTGGGAAGTGATCACCAGCCGCGTCGCGCAGTACATGGCGGCTTTCCTGATCCTGTCGGGCCTGATGATCGGCGTGTTCGTCGCGCTGGACGGCCTGCTGTTCTACGTGTTCTTCGAAGCCACGCTGATCCCGATGTACATCATCGTGGGCGTGTGGGGCGGACCGAACCGCGTCTATGCCGCGTTCAAGTTCTTCCTGTACACGCTGCTGGGCTCGCTGCTCACGCTGGTGGCCTTCATCTACCTGTGGAACGCGTCGGGCGGTTCGTTCGACATCATGCAGTGGCACCAGCTGAAGCTGGGCATGACCCCGCAGGTGCTGGTGTTCGTCGCGCTGCTGGCGGCCTTCGCGGTGAAGGTGCCGATGTGGCCGGTGCACACCTGGCTGCCGGATGCCCACGTGGAAGCGCCCACGGGCGGCTCCATCGTGCTGGCGGCCATCATGCTGAAGCTGGGCGCCTACGGTTTCCTGCGCTTTTCGCTGCCCATCGCACCGGACGCCTCGCACAGCCTGGCCGGCCTGATGATCGCCCTGTCGCTGATCGCGGTGATCTACATCGGCCTGGTCGCCATCGTGCAAGAGGACATGAAGAAGCTGGTGGCGTACTCGTCGGTGGCCCACATGGGCTTCGTCACGCTGGGTTTCTTCATCTTCAACACCGCCGGCGTGGAAGGCGCCATCGTGCAGATGATCTCGCACGGCTTCGTGTCGGGCGCCATGTTCATGTGCATCGGCGTGCTGTACGACCGCGTGCACAGCCGCCGCATCGCCGACTATGGCGGCGTGGTGAACACGATGCCGCGCTTCGTGACCTTCTTCGTGCTGTTCTCCATGGCCAACAGCGGCTTGCCGGCCACCAGCGGTTTCGTCGGTGAATTCATGGTGATCATGGGCGCCGTCCAGCACAACTTCTGGATCGGCCTGCTCGCGGCCACGGCGCTGATCCTGGGCGCGTCCTACTCGCTCTGGATGGTCAAGCGCGTGGCCTTCGGCGAAATCGCCAACGATCACGTGCGCGCGCTGACCGACATCAATCGCCGCGAATTCCTGATCCTGGGCCTGATGGCCATTACCGTGCTGTACATGGGGATCTATCCCAAGCCCTTTACCGACGTGATGCATGCGTCGGTGCAGGCCCTGATGCAACACGTTGCCATCTCGAAACTGTAA